The Collinsella aerofaciens genomic interval CGAGTTCCGGTTCGATCCGCCTTTTCTCGGCCTCAAGGTCAAACGCCACCTGAGCGCGCAGCCAATAACCATCCGTCAGGCCAAAGTAGCGGCAAAGACGGAGGTCGGTGTCGGCCGTCACGCGACGTTTTCCCAAGACAATCTGCCCGATACGCTGAGCCGGAATCCCAGTCTCTTTCGCAAGACGATATTGAGAAATGCCCATGGGAACAAGAAACTCCTCTTTGAGAAGCTCACCAGGAGTCACCGGCGACAGCAAATCGGCCGAAGCCTCATCACTTGTGATAATCGACGATTTCGACATTCCAAGCCATCTCCTGTCTCCACTCAAAACAGACCCGATAGCGCTCGTTAACACGGATGCTATATTGACCGGCACGATCGCCCTTCAAAGCTTCCAGGCGGTTGCCCGGTGGAACGCGAAGATCATCAAGTGAAGCACAAACCTGCAGTTGGCGAATCTTCCTCAACGCAACACGCTCAAAGGGCACGAACCTCCTGACCCGCACACCCATGGCAAAGCGTTCGGTATCCTCATCTTTATACGATGCAATCATAGTATCGCCTTACGTTAGTAACGTCAAACGTTTCTATAGACTTACATCTCTATTATATCGTACGTTTGTTCGTGTTTTCTAGAACAAATAGTCCTTCACGCCTTAGTCAAGCGAAAGTAATCGTTTGTAGACATCGAGGCCTTTGAGCAGAATTTTCTCGTCAAAGAGCATGGTATCGGCATGCAGAGCGCTCGTGGCATAGGCGGGACAGCCATCCGAATCGCTCGGGTTTTCTTGTCCCTCTGGCGCACCCGTGCCCAGCAAGAAGAACACGCCCGGAAGATGGCGCTGATAGAAGGCGAAGTCCTCGGCGATTAGCAGCGGCTCGTCCACAAGTTGCAGCTCGGACAAGGCAGGCGCAATGCAGGCAAACAGCTCGGGGTCGTTATCGACTGGCGGATAGCCCTCGGCAAAATTGAGATCGTACGTGCAGCCCGTTGCAGCGCACGCCTCGTCGAGTACACGGCGCACGCCTTCGCGCGCGCGGTCGAACATATCATCCGTAA includes:
- a CDS encoding HigA family addiction module antitoxin; the encoded protein is MSKSSIITSDEASADLLSPVTPGELLKEEFLVPMGISQYRLAKETGIPAQRIGQIVLGKRRVTADTDLRLCRYFGLTDGYWLRAQVAFDLEAEKRRIEPELGKIVPVQQAIAL
- a CDS encoding type II toxin-antitoxin system RelE/ParE family toxin, which gives rise to MIASYKDEDTERFAMGVRVRRFVPFERVALRKIRQLQVCASLDDLRVPPGNRLEALKGDRAGQYSIRVNERYRVCFEWRQEMAWNVEIVDYHK